A region of Pleionea litopenaei DNA encodes the following proteins:
- a CDS encoding flagellar hook-length control protein FliK: MAQLSAIIKSLDGQTLNAVLTATGQKQAQNLPSQLQLQLPLSNQQSSNNANSSPQTGVNAQLNAVQSLVLNLSDIEIQKNLESLLRDIKITVEPKFSHNRVSLPMQFDLSAVKEGVAKNQLLAVLLKVAQWAEQPKPLVMVRQSTESIDKLILNATTANKLIDSSALSSSAQVPNSKASIQSAPSISGPSQSGQSQSGQSQSGQSQSGQVQSALSAQTDALHSTVKNETKSSVQQTDLSTNLSQPNKLNIEFTLRERLKQTVLNDPSATKYKQIAEQPILLTTRLPLQNISSDLLTRYIALFDQNNIPSSTSAALTKVITQLLDFKNLEFVKPLLNTLQNLPKATELNGATLRQAVFDSGQFFEQKAMQTLTKGWTSVLSQPTTNSQGSSDLKHLLYLVRQFSQLPSDALVRGLTASAQKGEGSSAKDLFIGVNRLVGNPRDKRERLENRIASQLKMIQQDVDSALNKVKLTQFQNLHLTDSNAWIFELPLQFQRQLTNVQMKFEASESEQSTDKKSWCVTVRFDFERLGAFHAITRLFNQRLDIKFVAEKLSTQRLLQQKMPELKQQLIDSGLLINEMTSVAGESPNLTVQQLPQSLVDYRV, encoded by the coding sequence TTGGCGCAACTTAGTGCCATCATCAAAAGCTTGGATGGCCAAACACTCAACGCGGTGCTGACCGCAACAGGACAAAAGCAAGCTCAAAACCTACCATCACAGCTGCAATTGCAATTACCACTTTCGAACCAGCAATCGTCTAACAACGCTAACTCATCACCGCAAACAGGTGTCAACGCCCAATTGAACGCGGTTCAATCGCTAGTTTTGAATTTAAGCGATATTGAAATTCAAAAAAATCTTGAGTCACTCTTACGAGACATAAAAATTACTGTTGAGCCAAAATTCAGTCACAATCGCGTCAGTCTTCCAATGCAGTTTGATTTGAGCGCGGTCAAAGAAGGTGTGGCGAAAAACCAACTTCTTGCAGTGCTATTAAAGGTTGCGCAATGGGCAGAGCAACCCAAACCCTTGGTTATGGTTCGACAATCTACAGAGTCCATTGATAAATTAATCCTTAACGCGACAACCGCTAACAAGTTAATTGATAGTAGTGCTCTTAGTAGCTCTGCTCAAGTTCCCAATAGCAAGGCATCTATCCAGTCGGCGCCCTCCATTTCAGGACCGTCTCAATCTGGACAGTCACAGTCTGGACAGTCACAGTCTGGACAGTCGCAATCTGGACAAGTGCAATCAGCATTATCGGCCCAAACAGATGCGTTGCATTCAACCGTTAAAAATGAGACAAAAAGTAGTGTTCAACAAACTGACTTATCGACAAATCTCAGCCAACCCAATAAATTGAATATCGAGTTCACTCTGCGTGAGCGTCTTAAACAAACGGTGTTAAATGATCCTTCAGCGACAAAATACAAGCAAATAGCAGAGCAGCCAATTTTGCTCACGACTCGATTGCCACTGCAAAACATTTCAAGCGACTTGTTAACCCGTTATATCGCTTTATTCGATCAAAATAATATACCCTCTTCAACCAGTGCAGCCTTGACGAAAGTCATCACTCAGCTATTAGACTTCAAAAATCTTGAGTTCGTTAAGCCACTGTTAAATACATTGCAAAACTTACCCAAAGCGACCGAGTTGAACGGCGCAACTTTACGCCAAGCAGTATTTGATTCTGGGCAATTTTTTGAACAAAAAGCCATGCAAACGCTGACCAAAGGCTGGACCAGCGTACTTTCACAACCAACGACCAACTCTCAGGGTTCCAGTGATCTAAAGCATTTACTGTATTTGGTTAGACAATTCAGCCAACTACCATCCGATGCATTAGTGCGTGGTTTAACAGCCAGCGCACAAAAAGGCGAAGGAAGCAGTGCGAAAGATCTTTTTATCGGTGTTAATCGCTTGGTTGGCAATCCAAGAGACAAACGGGAAAGACTTGAAAACCGTATCGCTTCGCAGTTAAAAATGATTCAGCAAGATGTTGACTCCGCACTCAACAAAGTAAAGCTCACTCAGTTTCAAAATCTACATCTGACCGATAGCAACGCTTGGATTTTCGAATTACCCCTACAGTTCCAACGACAACTGACTAATGTACAAATGAAATTTGAAGCGTCAGAATCTGAACAGTCAACCGATAAAAAATCATGGTGTGTGACCGTTCGATTTGATTTTGAGCGACTCGGTGCTTTTCACGCCATAACTCGCCTTTTCAATCAGCGACTCGATATTAAATTCGTTGCCGAAAAGCTTTCGACTCAAAGACTACTGCAACAAAAAATGCCAGAACTCAAACAGCAACTGATCGATAGTGGTTTACTTATCAATGAAATGACCAGTGTTGCAGGTGAGAGTCCAAACCTTACTGTGCAACAACTGCCACAATCTTTGGTTGATTACCGTGTATGA
- a CDS encoding EscU/YscU/HrcU family type III secretion system export apparatus switch protein: MKNKSLVTHSRPTKTKRAAALKYDGKQAPKITAKGSGATAENILAIAAEHNVFIHEDPLLIEVLAQLELGEEIPEQLYLAVAQIIAFAYLLQDKTPDDL; the protein is encoded by the coding sequence ATGAAAAATAAGTCACTAGTTACCCACTCTCGCCCTACTAAAACCAAACGTGCTGCAGCATTGAAATATGATGGAAAACAGGCACCTAAAATAACCGCAAAAGGCAGCGGCGCTACCGCCGAAAATATTCTTGCGATTGCGGCGGAACACAATGTGTTTATTCATGAAGATCCGCTATTAATTGAAGTGCTTGCGCAATTAGAATTGGGGGAAGAAATACCCGAACAACTGTATCTTGCAGTGGCGCAAATTATTGCCTTTGCTTATTTACTGCAAGATAAAACACCTGACGACTTGTAA
- the bfr gene encoding bacterioferritin, which translates to MKGDKAVITALNSILTVELTSINQYFLHARMFKNWGLNTLNEKAYKKSIKDMKQADDLIERILFLEGLPNLQKLNRLRIGEHTEEMIACDTQVQIEAIDAVKSAIVLCEQHKDFVSRELLNEILEDEEEYLDWLETQDHLIKSLGIHNYLQSTIE; encoded by the coding sequence ATGAAAGGTGATAAGGCAGTGATTACTGCGCTTAATTCTATTCTAACGGTAGAGTTAACCTCGATTAATCAGTATTTCTTGCACGCGAGAATGTTTAAGAATTGGGGATTAAACACCCTCAATGAAAAAGCATATAAAAAGTCGATTAAAGATATGAAGCAAGCGGATGACTTGATTGAGCGAATACTGTTTCTTGAAGGCCTCCCAAATTTGCAAAAATTGAATCGACTACGAATCGGAGAACACACCGAAGAAATGATCGCGTGTGACACCCAAGTTCAAATTGAGGCGATTGATGCGGTCAAATCTGCAATCGTTTTATGCGAGCAACACAAAGATTTTGTGAGTCGTGAATTACTAAATGAAATACTTGAAGACGAAGAAGAATATTTAGACTGGCTTGAAACACAAGATCACTTAATCAAGAGTTTAGGTATTCATAACTATTTACAGTCAACCATCGAATAG
- the bfr gene encoding bacterioferritin, with protein MKGNQKVISALNGILALELTAMDQYFIHSRMYDDWGLTKLFERIDHEFDDEKGHAAALIERILFLESTPDMVTREPLRIGKNVPEMLENDLKVEYEVAEKLKEAIVLCEQEKDFQSREILQKLLEDTEVDHAYWLEKQLGLIDKVGLQNYMQSQM; from the coding sequence ATGAAAGGTAATCAAAAAGTCATTTCTGCACTCAATGGCATCTTAGCGTTAGAGTTGACGGCAATGGACCAATACTTCATTCACTCACGTATGTACGACGATTGGGGGTTAACCAAATTGTTCGAACGTATCGACCATGAGTTTGACGATGAAAAAGGTCATGCAGCAGCCCTGATTGAACGAATTCTATTTTTAGAAAGCACACCCGACATGGTCACTAGAGAACCGTTGCGAATTGGTAAAAATGTGCCTGAAATGTTAGAGAATGACCTAAAGGTAGAATACGAAGTCGCAGAGAAGCTCAAAGAAGCTATCGTTTTGTGCGAACAAGAAAAAGACTTTCAGAGTCGCGAGATTTTACAAAAGCTCCTCGAAGATACCGAAGTCGATCATGCGTACTGGTTAGAAAAGCAACTTGGTCTTATTGATAAAGTTGGCCTTCAAAACTATATGCAATCGCAAATGTAA
- a CDS encoding integron integrase, translating to MNQSPKPKFMWLVRTKIRSLHYSYQTEKTYAQWIKRFIHFYNLKHPNDMGAEEVTNFLSHLAVARKVSPATQNQALCALVFLYKKVLNTPLGENTIDAVRAKYHKNLPVVLSVSEVRNVLSKMHGLPKLMAQIIYGTGLRKSEVHRLRVKDIDFDRNQISVRRGKGNKDRPLPLPETCKDDLNAQIEFVKQLHLKDRRENIDGVELPYAFERKSPNVGKSLAWQWLFPSLRISTDPRTLIIRRHHVHPSVFAKHVKKAVEETEINKKVTAHVFRHSFATHLLESGADIRTVQELLGHTDVRTTQIYTHVLNRNPSGTLSPLDKL from the coding sequence ATGAATCAGTCGCCTAAACCAAAATTTATGTGGTTAGTTAGAACAAAAATTCGTAGCCTTCACTACTCCTATCAAACTGAAAAGACCTACGCACAATGGATTAAACGCTTTATTCATTTTTATAATTTAAAACACCCAAATGACATGGGAGCTGAAGAAGTAACCAATTTTTTAAGTCACCTCGCTGTTGCTAGAAAGGTTTCTCCTGCAACGCAAAATCAGGCGCTTTGCGCTTTAGTATTTTTATATAAAAAAGTACTGAATACACCGCTTGGAGAAAATACTATTGATGCGGTAAGAGCAAAATATCATAAAAACTTACCAGTAGTTTTATCCGTATCAGAAGTAAGAAATGTTTTATCGAAAATGCATGGTTTACCTAAGCTAATGGCACAAATTATCTATGGTACAGGACTACGCAAAAGCGAAGTTCATCGGCTAAGAGTTAAAGATATTGATTTTGATAGAAACCAAATTAGTGTTAGACGTGGAAAGGGAAACAAAGATCGACCACTTCCACTTCCGGAAACCTGCAAAGATGATTTGAATGCTCAGATTGAATTTGTCAAACAGCTACATTTAAAAGATCGTCGAGAAAATATTGATGGTGTTGAGTTACCTTATGCATTCGAACGAAAATCACCAAATGTAGGAAAATCGCTCGCATGGCAATGGTTATTTCCCAGCCTCCGAATTAGCACTGATCCCCGTACTTTAATTATCCGACGCCATCATGTTCATCCTTCTGTATTTGCCAAGCACGTAAAAAAAGCCGTTGAAGAAACCGAAATTAATAAGAAAGTAACAGCCCACGTTTTTCGTCATTCTTTTGCAACACACTTATTAGAATCGGGAGCTGATATTAGAACGGTACAAGAGCTGCTAGGTCATACTGACGTTAGAACAACACAAATTTATACTCATGTTTTAAATCGAAATCCATCGGGGACATTGAGCCCACTAGATAAGCTATGA
- a CDS encoding Slp family lipoprotein, with product MLQKVLIFISGLVVLTGCNTVPQPISGEYNNLTVGAARSESQPVKVRWGGVIAKVSNQDDQSTIEIVAKPLNRSARPEDVDATGGRFLAVVPEFIDPVIYKQGREITVVGELSKSIEGKVGEMKYVYPVVVVSGHYLWKERPQYQEVHYYGPSYWPVIPYHYYHYPHWRFKPGVGQPGSRPIPKQNKTKQKQK from the coding sequence ATGTTGCAAAAAGTCTTAATTTTTATCAGTGGTTTAGTCGTCTTAACAGGGTGTAATACCGTTCCTCAGCCAATTAGTGGAGAGTATAACAATCTTACGGTAGGTGCAGCGCGGAGCGAATCGCAGCCAGTGAAAGTGCGGTGGGGCGGTGTTATCGCTAAAGTTAGCAATCAAGACGATCAGTCGACCATTGAAATTGTTGCGAAACCACTAAATCGTTCCGCTCGTCCAGAAGATGTTGATGCAACCGGTGGGCGGTTCTTAGCTGTTGTCCCTGAATTCATTGACCCGGTCATATACAAGCAGGGCAGAGAGATCACTGTGGTTGGTGAGCTGTCAAAGTCCATTGAAGGCAAGGTGGGTGAAATGAAGTATGTTTACCCCGTTGTCGTGGTGAGTGGTCATTATTTGTGGAAAGAGCGTCCTCAATATCAAGAAGTCCATTATTACGGCCCGTCCTATTGGCCTGTGATTCCATATCATTATTATCATTATCCACACTGGCGGTTTAAGCCAGGAGTTGGTCAGCCAGGCAGTCGCCCAATACCTAAGCAGAATAAAACAAAGCAGAAGCAAAAATAG
- the tsaB gene encoding tRNA (adenosine(37)-N6)-threonylcarbamoyltransferase complex dimerization subunit type 1 TsaB: MNYLAIETSTEAFSVAIGTAQNLKSEFAVAPRKHGELLLPTITKLLDESSLSMSNIDCVVYGKGPGAFTGVRIAVSAAQGLAFGQSCPLIGISSLQNLAAQVFSENDLEYAWVTNDARMNEVYSGLYRKVESDGLIWAELVGQEVVIDPSLLALPEELSHGSWAAVGSGWKVYQESLAAHLVLATATFEDCYPNAATALKLAAHPNATIWQHAVSEAVPSYLRNNVAAKSQKSSIIGADR; this comes from the coding sequence ATGAACTATTTAGCGATAGAAACTTCGACTGAGGCATTTTCAGTCGCCATTGGTACTGCACAAAATCTAAAGTCTGAGTTCGCAGTCGCTCCCCGAAAACACGGCGAGTTACTATTACCAACGATTACCAAGCTTTTAGATGAAAGCTCCTTAAGTATGTCGAACATAGATTGTGTCGTTTATGGTAAAGGCCCTGGAGCTTTCACTGGCGTGAGAATCGCTGTGTCAGCGGCTCAGGGGCTGGCTTTTGGACAATCATGCCCGCTCATTGGTATTTCGAGTTTGCAGAATCTAGCCGCTCAAGTTTTCTCTGAGAACGATCTCGAATATGCATGGGTCACCAATGATGCTCGAATGAATGAGGTATATAGCGGCTTGTACCGTAAAGTAGAATCCGATGGGTTGATTTGGGCAGAGTTAGTGGGGCAGGAAGTGGTCATCGATCCAAGTCTTTTAGCATTGCCTGAAGAGCTAAGTCATGGTTCATGGGCCGCCGTTGGCAGTGGCTGGAAAGTCTACCAAGAATCTTTAGCGGCTCATCTCGTATTAGCAACCGCAACGTTTGAAGATTGTTACCCAAATGCCGCGACGGCTTTGAAGTTGGCGGCTCACCCCAACGCGACAATCTGGCAACACGCTGTCTCTGAGGCGGTACCAAGCTATCTTAGAAACAACGTCGCAGCTAAGTCACAGAAATCTTCGATCATCGGAGCCGACCGCTAG
- a CDS encoding ATP-dependent DNA helicase yields the protein MKEHVRFLLSQQGPFAEKISGYQERESQMIMAEAVASAMENSSIELIEAGTGTGKTFAYLVPAMQFEGKTIIATGTRNLQDQLFLKDLPTVIRATGKTRKLALLKGRQNYLCLYRLESNLQSAHFVNKAIVEDIVKIREWSRKTTDGDLSQISFIQEDSAAIPFVTSTADNCLGSECSAYQDCFVAKARKHAMDSDIIVVNHHLLMADVALKRDGFGELLPKADAYIIDEAHQLPDIATMFFGQALSSRQLMELARDSEQAYRTEATDCPDLSEAAAQLEKASADLRIAMGEEVARDFWRLYRERAEIAEHFDQLLSALARLCDVLKEQAIRSRDLENLYERAEELHQKAGLFTEEDESEYVQWLEVYRKSFTLNATPLSIAQKFRQAMKGYKEAAWIMTSATLAVNEDFGFFERKLGLFDAQRMVLPSPFNYQEQALLYVPRYLKNPAASDYTQSFLAAMIPLMTIAKGRTFLLFTSHRALNEAAELLQSHHEFQLFVQGQASKAYLLEKFRKTPNSVLLGTFSFWEGVDVAGDALSLVAIDKLPFVSPGDPVNQARIDAMRREKRDAFGQFQLPDAIIALKQGAGRLIRNVTDRGVLVIGDPRIVGRQYGQKFMADLPPMIPTRNSALVEEFLSQL from the coding sequence ATGAAAGAGCATGTTCGATTTTTGCTGTCTCAGCAGGGCCCCTTTGCTGAAAAAATAAGCGGTTACCAAGAGCGAGAGTCGCAAATGATTATGGCCGAAGCGGTGGCATCGGCGATGGAAAATTCGTCAATCGAACTCATTGAGGCCGGCACGGGTACCGGAAAAACCTTCGCTTATTTAGTTCCAGCAATGCAATTTGAAGGTAAGACGATAATTGCGACCGGCACTCGTAACCTCCAAGATCAATTGTTTTTAAAAGACTTGCCGACGGTCATTCGTGCAACGGGGAAGACGCGTAAACTAGCATTACTGAAAGGGCGTCAGAATTACCTGTGTTTGTACCGATTAGAAAGCAATTTACAATCCGCCCACTTCGTTAATAAAGCCATCGTTGAAGACATTGTTAAAATTCGAGAGTGGAGCCGAAAAACAACGGATGGGGATCTTTCTCAGATAAGTTTTATTCAAGAAGACAGCGCCGCTATTCCATTTGTGACGAGTACAGCAGACAACTGTTTAGGCAGTGAGTGTTCTGCCTATCAAGATTGCTTTGTGGCTAAGGCACGCAAGCACGCTATGGATAGCGATATCATCGTGGTTAATCATCACTTATTAATGGCTGACGTTGCCCTGAAACGGGATGGTTTTGGTGAGTTGCTGCCAAAAGCAGATGCATACATTATCGATGAAGCCCATCAGCTACCGGATATAGCGACCATGTTTTTTGGGCAAGCGCTATCATCACGTCAATTAATGGAATTGGCTCGAGATAGCGAGCAGGCTTATAGAACCGAAGCGACCGATTGTCCTGATTTATCAGAAGCAGCAGCACAGCTAGAGAAAGCTTCTGCTGACTTGAGAATAGCAATGGGCGAAGAGGTAGCGCGCGACTTTTGGCGCTTGTATCGTGAGAGAGCTGAAATTGCTGAGCACTTTGATCAATTGCTGAGTGCTTTGGCTCGACTGTGTGACGTTTTGAAGGAGCAAGCAATTCGCAGTCGCGACCTCGAAAACCTATATGAGCGCGCTGAAGAGTTACATCAGAAAGCTGGGCTTTTCACTGAGGAGGATGAGTCTGAGTATGTTCAGTGGCTGGAGGTTTATCGAAAAAGCTTTACCTTGAATGCAACCCCACTCAGTATTGCGCAAAAGTTTCGGCAAGCCATGAAAGGGTATAAAGAGGCCGCTTGGATTATGACGTCGGCAACCCTTGCGGTGAATGAAGACTTTGGGTTTTTTGAGCGCAAGCTGGGTTTGTTTGATGCGCAAAGAATGGTCTTGCCTTCACCTTTTAATTATCAAGAACAAGCACTTTTGTATGTTCCTCGGTATTTAAAAAATCCGGCGGCAAGTGACTACACTCAATCGTTTCTTGCCGCGATGATCCCTCTAATGACCATCGCTAAAGGCCGAACCTTTTTATTATTTACCAGCCATCGTGCGCTTAATGAAGCCGCTGAATTATTGCAATCACATCATGAGTTTCAGTTGTTCGTTCAAGGTCAGGCGAGCAAGGCCTATTTGTTGGAAAAGTTTCGTAAAACACCCAACAGTGTACTGCTAGGAACCTTTAGCTTTTGGGAGGGTGTTGATGTTGCTGGCGATGCCTTGTCGCTAGTGGCGATAGACAAACTGCCTTTTGTGTCTCCTGGCGATCCCGTTAATCAAGCTAGAATCGATGCAATGCGCCGCGAAAAGCGAGACGCGTTTGGGCAATTTCAATTACCCGATGCTATCATAGCTCTAAAACAGGGCGCAGGACGTTTAATTCGCAACGTGACCGATCGAGGCGTTTTAGTGATCGGTGATCCAAGAATTGTTGGACGGCAATACGGCCAAAAGTTTATGGCCGATTTGCCACCGATGATACCAACGCGGAATTCTGCGTTAGTAGAGGAATTTTTAAGTCAATTATGA
- a CDS encoding RNA polymerase sigma factor yields MTNLTLTSTIDAIYNESQISSRRDILDNRTALDSFLKSVERRAFHIACFSTQNTDDALELVQESMLKLVEKYANLDEDQWRPLFYRILNSKINDWFRKQKVRRRWLGWLPRSKNSDDEAAESDPINEAPDPRGHSPEQLVNTQDVVLSLENQLQNLSERQRQAFLLRAWEGLSVEQTAEAMNCSQGSVKTHYSRAVHALRDYLREYQ; encoded by the coding sequence ATGACCAACCTAACATTGACTTCGACAATAGATGCCATTTATAACGAGTCTCAAATAAGCTCTCGGAGAGATATTCTGGACAATCGTACGGCACTTGATAGCTTTCTGAAAAGCGTGGAACGTCGAGCTTTTCATATTGCTTGCTTTTCGACGCAAAACACCGACGATGCCCTTGAATTAGTGCAAGAAAGTATGCTGAAGTTGGTTGAAAAATACGCTAATCTTGATGAAGACCAATGGCGACCTCTTTTTTACCGAATATTAAACAGCAAAATCAATGACTGGTTTCGTAAACAAAAGGTTCGTCGACGCTGGTTGGGTTGGCTCCCTCGAAGCAAAAACTCAGATGACGAGGCTGCAGAGAGCGACCCAATAAACGAAGCTCCTGATCCGAGAGGTCATTCACCAGAGCAACTGGTCAATACACAAGATGTCGTTCTAAGCTTAGAGAACCAATTGCAAAACTTATCGGAACGACAACGACAAGCTTTTTTGTTACGAGCGTGGGAAGGGCTTAGCGTCGAGCAAACAGCGGAAGCAATGAATTGCTCTCAAGGTTCGGTTAAAACCCATTACTCGCGAGCAGTACACGCGCTACGAGACTATTTAAGAGAATACCAATGA